A part of Terriglobus roseus genomic DNA contains:
- the rpsL gene encoding 30S ribosomal protein S12 — protein MPTFHQLVKKGRTAPNYKTASPALQGSPQRRGVCTRVYTQTPKKPNSALRKVARVRLTNGIEVTSYIPGEGHNLQEHSIVLIRGGRVKDLPGVRYHIVRGTLDSVGVAKRTQSRSKYGAKRPKQAAK, from the coding sequence GTGCCTACGTTTCATCAGCTTGTGAAGAAGGGCCGCACTGCGCCGAACTATAAGACGGCCAGCCCGGCATTGCAGGGATCGCCGCAGCGCCGCGGTGTGTGCACTCGTGTATACACCCAGACGCCGAAGAAGCCGAACTCGGCTCTCCGTAAGGTTGCGCGTGTTCGCCTGACCAACGGAATCGAAGTTACCTCGTACATCCCGGGTGAAGGTCACAACCTTCAGGAGCACTCGATCGTGCTTATCCGTGGTGGCCGTGTGAAGGATCTGCCGGGTGTGCGTTACCACATCGTTCGCGGAACGCTGGACAGCGTTGGCGTGGCGAAGCGTACGCAGAGCCGCAGCAAGTACGGCGCGAAGCGTCCGAAGCAGGCAGCAAAGTAA
- a CDS encoding LssY C-terminal domain-containing protein has protein sequence MAPSTQKSKSDGAEQLSTLVFAVRRVVELSALALLCNGAVAQVVLPEKTALEIRLTERVATHTSKEGSPVRAILAAPVLQDDKVVLPLGSKVEGRVVHLNSVGLGLRHETSSIGLAMERIVLPDGTVVPITAQVAQIENSREVVQKNGRISGVRSTGTLSHKASGAAGTLALSNPIALIFITASSASLLRFSDPEISLPANTELILQTTAPMQVGVGADPGVTPVAQDDAATTKLQAMIRKQPFRTMTSPKPVPSDMTNLMLIGKADAIHRAFEAAGWMQVDDLTATSTYQTIRSISEEDAYHRAPMSLLTLDGQKPTYALAKTLDTFSKRHHLRVFATNDQWDGEQVWVSSSTQDIGIGFSADQKTFIHQIDHNIDHERTKVVNDLMLTGCVTGLNLVARPWLPEHPKNGTGEEIVTDGRIAVIKLNDCAAPLNVPSKNQTAELPVHPNVATKATRQTTLTLRNMLLRDNLAVTAYGGIKQGLGLKHPKPPEQPIPTESVIDMDRYAIGESDTAAPEASPQQPIKPGLPVGTLAVTKSGLPRYTVELGVHSGYAGYSSGNGGSVGYVFLPDNLNDPVYITALGNEHFAGWNLGGSVTLNTREHFSHEFTFDYNRTPFQVQFVDLNLATGPDETDPVTEADFGFEESILSTTEFGYNLQYHLKRRDSRWRPYVFAGPSVRLMHLTDAPITKASPWFKLGLSTVGILTAAWKYGTTPPLEGGGVFQMGLQYGGGVKYRVSRRVLVRADYKETLTGQPDFWSKSKNDIFDPNELPGYTLEIIGPFTEGVMRQQRATMGVSFVF, from the coding sequence ATGGCACCGTCAACACAAAAATCTAAGAGCGATGGGGCAGAGCAGTTGAGTACGCTCGTGTTTGCGGTTCGCCGCGTGGTGGAATTGAGCGCTTTGGCGCTGTTATGCAATGGTGCGGTGGCACAGGTGGTGCTGCCAGAAAAGACCGCGCTTGAGATCCGGCTGACGGAGCGTGTGGCCACGCATACGTCAAAGGAAGGCTCGCCTGTGCGAGCGATCCTCGCCGCGCCCGTGCTGCAGGACGACAAGGTGGTGCTGCCGTTGGGCAGCAAGGTGGAAGGCCGCGTCGTTCATCTGAACAGTGTGGGACTTGGCCTGCGGCACGAGACCTCATCCATTGGCCTGGCGATGGAACGGATTGTTCTGCCGGATGGAACCGTGGTGCCCATCACTGCACAGGTGGCGCAGATTGAAAATTCGCGCGAAGTGGTGCAGAAGAACGGACGCATCTCCGGCGTGCGATCGACCGGGACGTTGAGTCATAAGGCTTCGGGTGCGGCGGGAACGCTGGCGTTAAGCAATCCGATCGCGCTGATATTTATCACGGCATCGTCCGCGTCGTTGCTGCGCTTCTCTGATCCTGAGATCTCGCTACCGGCCAACACGGAATTAATTCTGCAGACGACGGCTCCCATGCAGGTGGGAGTTGGCGCTGATCCGGGAGTCACCCCAGTAGCGCAGGATGATGCTGCCACGACGAAACTGCAGGCAATGATTCGCAAGCAACCGTTCCGCACGATGACGTCGCCAAAGCCTGTGCCGTCCGACATGACGAACCTTATGCTGATCGGCAAAGCCGATGCGATACACCGCGCCTTCGAGGCCGCAGGATGGATGCAGGTGGATGACCTGACGGCGACGTCAACCTATCAGACGATCCGTTCCATCTCTGAGGAGGACGCGTATCACCGGGCCCCGATGTCCTTGCTGACACTGGATGGCCAGAAGCCCACGTATGCATTGGCGAAGACGCTCGATACCTTCTCCAAGCGGCATCATCTGCGCGTATTTGCTACCAACGATCAATGGGACGGCGAGCAAGTGTGGGTCTCTTCGTCGACGCAGGATATTGGCATTGGATTTTCCGCGGACCAGAAGACGTTCATCCATCAAATCGACCACAACATTGACCACGAGCGCACGAAGGTCGTGAATGATCTGATGCTGACCGGCTGTGTCACCGGGTTGAATCTGGTGGCAAGGCCGTGGCTGCCGGAGCATCCGAAGAACGGCACTGGCGAAGAGATTGTGACGGACGGTCGGATCGCCGTGATCAAGCTGAATGATTGCGCAGCCCCGCTCAATGTTCCGTCAAAAAATCAGACGGCAGAGCTTCCGGTGCATCCCAATGTCGCTACTAAGGCGACACGCCAGACCACGTTGACGTTGCGAAACATGTTGCTGCGCGACAATCTTGCGGTAACCGCGTATGGCGGCATAAAGCAGGGGTTGGGGTTGAAGCATCCGAAGCCGCCCGAGCAGCCTATTCCGACGGAATCTGTAATCGACATGGATCGGTATGCCATCGGGGAGTCGGACACTGCGGCTCCTGAGGCGAGTCCGCAGCAACCCATCAAGCCAGGGCTTCCCGTAGGCACTCTCGCTGTAACCAAATCGGGGCTGCCGCGCTATACGGTGGAGCTCGGAGTTCACAGCGGATATGCCGGATACTCCAGCGGCAATGGCGGCTCAGTGGGCTACGTGTTCCTGCCAGACAATCTCAACGATCCCGTCTACATCACGGCTCTGGGGAACGAACATTTTGCAGGATGGAATCTTGGCGGATCGGTGACTCTGAACACGCGCGAGCACTTCTCGCATGAGTTCACGTTTGACTACAACCGAACTCCGTTTCAGGTGCAGTTTGTGGATCTGAATCTGGCCACTGGGCCGGATGAAACCGACCCGGTAACAGAAGCGGACTTTGGGTTTGAGGAGTCGATACTCTCAACCACAGAGTTCGGGTACAACCTGCAGTACCACCTGAAGCGACGGGATTCGCGCTGGCGACCCTACGTATTTGCCGGACCTTCTGTGCGGTTGATGCACCTGACAGATGCGCCAATCACCAAGGCGTCGCCATGGTTCAAACTGGGCCTCAGCACGGTGGGTATCCTGACCGCCGCTTGGAAATATGGCACTACACCGCCGCTCGAGGGTGGCGGCGTCTTCCAGATGGGCCTGCAATACGGTGGCGGCGTGAAGTACCGGGTGTCGCGGCGGGTATTGGTGCGGGCTGACTATAAGGAGACGCTGACTGGTCAGCCGGATTTCTGGTCAAAGTCGAAGAACGATATCTTCGATCCGAACGAACTGCCGGGCTACACCCTGGAAATCATTGGCCCCTTTACGGAGGGAGTCATGCGCCAGCAGCGGGCTACGATGGGCGTTTCCTTCGTCTTCTAG
- the tuf gene encoding elongation factor Tu has translation MAKEKFDRSKPHVNVGTIGHIDHGKTTLTAAITKVLSKHNPKNSFRSFDTIDNAPEERERGITISTSHVEYETANRHYAHVDCPGHADYIKNMITGAAQMDGAILVVAATDGPMPQTKEHVLLARQVGVPYIVVFLNKCDAVEDPELIDLVEMEVRELLSKYEFPGDDVPVIRGSALGALNGEAQWEQKIDELMQAVDDNVPQPDRLVDLPFLMPIEDIFSISGRGTVVTGRIERGRIKVGEPAQIVGFRDTQATTVTGVEMFKKQLDEGLAGDNAGLLLRGTAKDDVERGMVLAKPGSITPHTVFKGEVYVLSKEEGGRHTPFFNGYRPQFYFRTTDVTGSAKLPEGTEMVMPGDNVALEITLHTPVAMEKGLRFAIREGGRTVGAGAISEIVK, from the coding sequence ATGGCGAAGGAAAAATTTGATCGTAGTAAACCGCACGTAAACGTAGGCACGATTGGTCACATCGATCACGGCAAGACGACGTTGACTGCGGCGATCACGAAGGTTCTGTCGAAGCACAACCCGAAGAACAGCTTCCGTTCGTTCGACACGATTGATAACGCACCGGAAGAGCGCGAGCGTGGTATCACGATCTCGACCTCTCACGTGGAGTACGAGACGGCGAACCGTCACTATGCTCACGTTGACTGCCCGGGCCACGCCGACTACATCAAGAACATGATCACGGGCGCAGCGCAGATGGACGGCGCGATCCTGGTGGTTGCAGCGACCGACGGCCCGATGCCCCAGACGAAGGAGCACGTTCTGCTCGCTCGCCAGGTTGGCGTGCCGTACATCGTTGTGTTCCTGAACAAGTGCGATGCCGTGGAAGATCCCGAACTGATCGACCTGGTCGAGATGGAAGTTCGTGAGCTGCTCAGCAAGTATGAGTTCCCTGGCGATGACGTTCCTGTGATCCGTGGCTCGGCTCTGGGCGCGCTGAACGGCGAAGCTCAGTGGGAGCAGAAGATCGACGAGCTGATGCAGGCCGTGGACGACAACGTTCCCCAGCCTGACCGTCTGGTCGACCTGCCGTTCCTGATGCCGATCGAAGACATCTTCTCGATCTCGGGCCGTGGAACTGTAGTGACGGGCCGTATCGAGCGTGGTCGCATCAAGGTTGGCGAGCCGGCACAGATCGTGGGCTTCCGCGATACGCAGGCGACGACCGTGACCGGCGTTGAAATGTTCAAGAAGCAGCTAGACGAGGGTCTTGCTGGTGACAACGCAGGTCTGTTGCTGCGTGGTACGGCGAAGGACGACGTGGAGCGCGGCATGGTTCTGGCGAAGCCGGGATCGATCACGCCGCACACCGTGTTCAAGGGCGAAGTGTACGTTCTGTCGAAGGAAGAAGGCGGTCGTCACACCCCGTTCTTCAACGGCTACCGTCCCCAGTTCTACTTCCGTACGACGGACGTAACAGGTTCGGCGAAGCTGCCGGAAGGCACCGAGATGGTGATGCCGGGCGACAACGTGGCTCTCGAGATCACGCTGCACACACCGGTTGCTATGGAAAAGGGTCTGCGCTTCGCCATCCGTGAGGGTGGACGTACCGTAGGCGCCGGTGCCATCTCCGAAATCGTCAAGTAA
- the rpsG gene encoding 30S ribosomal protein S7, with amino-acid sequence MPRKGHIAKREVAPDPVYSSTLVTKFVNSMMWGGKKSTAQKIFYASMTNLEAKGGGDDALTLFKKAVENVKPLLEVKSRRVGGANYQVPIEVNPERRTSLAIRWLVSYARSRGEKGMVDKMTAELLDAANGRGAAMKKKEDVHRMAEANRAFAHYRW; translated from the coding sequence ATGCCACGTAAAGGTCATATTGCAAAGCGCGAAGTAGCACCGGATCCGGTGTACTCGTCCACTCTGGTCACGAAGTTCGTTAACAGCATGATGTGGGGCGGCAAGAAGTCCACGGCGCAGAAGATTTTCTACGCGAGCATGACGAACCTGGAAGCCAAGGGCGGCGGAGACGACGCGCTGACGCTGTTCAAGAAGGCTGTTGAGAACGTGAAGCCCCTGCTGGAAGTGAAGAGCCGCCGTGTTGGTGGTGCGAACTACCAGGTGCCGATCGAAGTGAACCCGGAACGCCGCACCTCGTTGGCGATCCGCTGGCTGGTGAGCTATGCTCGCTCGCGCGGCGAGAAGGGCATGGTCGACAAGATGACGGCCGAGCTGCTGGATGCTGCGAATGGCCGTGGCGCTGCGATGAAGAAGAAGGAAGACGTGCACCGTATGGCCGAAGCGAACCGTGCCTTCGCGCACTATCGCTGGTAG
- the fusA gene encoding elongation factor G yields the protein MARTIALNKCRNIGIMAHIDAGKTTTTERILFYTGVNHRIGEVHEGTATMDWMEQEQERGITITSAATTCMWNNYRINIIDTPGHVDFTAEVERSLRVLDGAVACFDAVAGVQPQSETVWRQATKYKVPRICFINKMDKNGGDAEYATGTIRERLGANAIMLQLAIGAEANFKGVIDLVQMKAILWHDETMGAKYSVEEIPAAQLDKAKEFRQHLIEAVADSDDALMEKYLEGEDPTLDELKSAIRKATIGMKIFPVLMGSSFKNKGVQTLLDAVIDYLPSPLDIPPMIGRDPEDPEIEIIRKADDNEPFSALGFKIMTDPFVGQLIFIRNYSGTLKTGDSVLNPRTRKTERIGRLLKMHANKREEITEILAGDICAAVGLKNLVTGDTICSEKAPVVLESIDFPNPVIEVAVEPKTKADQEKMGLALAKLAQEDPTFRVRTDQTNGQTIIAGMGELHLEIIVDRMMREHKVEANVGKPQVNYRETIKSNAEAEGKYIRQSGGSGNYGHAKIRIEPNETGKGYEFSNDTKGGAIPKEYIKPIDQGIQEAMAGGVLAGYEMVDIKVSLYDGSYHDVDSNEMAFKIAGSMAFKEAARKAKPVLLEPVMAVEVTVPEDYMGTVIGDLNSRRGRIEGMEMQGGVQAIKATVPLSTMFGYATNLRGSTQGRGNFSMEFKQYEETPRNVSEEIIAKTQGKEK from the coding sequence GTGGCACGCACAATTGCTCTGAATAAATGCCGCAACATCGGCATCATGGCTCACATCGACGCGGGCAAGACGACGACGACCGAGCGCATCCTGTTTTACACCGGTGTAAACCACCGTATCGGCGAAGTGCACGAAGGCACCGCCACGATGGACTGGATGGAGCAGGAGCAGGAGCGCGGCATCACGATCACGTCGGCTGCAACGACGTGCATGTGGAACAACTACCGCATCAACATCATTGACACCCCCGGCCACGTGGACTTCACGGCTGAAGTAGAGCGTTCGCTCCGCGTTCTTGACGGCGCTGTGGCTTGCTTCGACGCTGTTGCCGGTGTGCAGCCGCAGTCGGAGACGGTGTGGCGTCAGGCTACCAAGTACAAGGTTCCCCGTATCTGCTTCATCAACAAGATGGACAAGAACGGCGGCGATGCTGAGTACGCAACGGGCACCATCCGCGAGCGCCTTGGCGCAAACGCGATCATGCTGCAGCTTGCAATCGGCGCAGAGGCAAACTTCAAGGGTGTTATCGACCTGGTCCAGATGAAGGCCATCCTGTGGCATGACGAGACCATGGGCGCGAAGTACTCCGTGGAAGAGATTCCGGCTGCTCAGCTCGACAAGGCAAAGGAATTCCGTCAGCACCTGATCGAAGCTGTTGCTGACAGCGACGACGCTCTGATGGAGAAGTACCTCGAAGGCGAAGATCCGACCCTGGATGAGCTGAAGTCGGCAATCCGTAAGGCAACGATCGGCATGAAGATCTTCCCCGTGCTGATGGGTTCGTCCTTCAAGAACAAGGGCGTTCAGACGCTGCTGGATGCGGTTATCGATTACCTGCCCAGCCCGCTGGACATCCCGCCGATGATCGGCCGCGATCCGGAAGATCCGGAAATTGAAATCATTCGCAAGGCTGATGACAACGAGCCGTTCTCCGCGCTTGGCTTCAAGATCATGACCGACCCGTTCGTCGGCCAGCTGATCTTTATCCGTAACTACTCGGGCACGCTGAAGACGGGCGACTCGGTTCTGAACCCGCGTACGCGCAAGACGGAGCGTATTGGCCGTCTGCTGAAGATGCACGCCAACAAGCGCGAAGAAATCACGGAGATTCTGGCCGGCGATATCTGCGCTGCTGTGGGTCTGAAGAACCTTGTTACCGGCGACACCATCTGCTCGGAGAAGGCTCCGGTCGTTCTGGAGTCCATCGACTTCCCGAACCCGGTGATCGAAGTTGCAGTAGAGCCGAAGACGAAGGCTGACCAGGAAAAGATGGGTCTTGCGCTGGCGAAGCTGGCACAGGAAGATCCCACGTTCCGCGTGCGTACGGACCAGACCAACGGTCAGACGATCATCGCCGGCATGGGCGAGCTTCACCTGGAAATCATCGTTGACCGCATGATGCGTGAGCACAAGGTGGAAGCGAATGTTGGTAAGCCACAGGTGAACTACCGCGAGACCATCAAGAGCAACGCGGAAGCGGAAGGCAAGTATATCCGTCAGTCGGGTGGTTCGGGTAACTACGGCCACGCGAAGATCCGCATCGAGCCGAACGAAACCGGTAAGGGCTACGAGTTCTCGAACGACACCAAGGGCGGTGCGATTCCGAAGGAATACATCAAGCCGATCGACCAGGGCATCCAGGAAGCGATGGCTGGTGGTGTGCTCGCAGGCTACGAAATGGTGGACATCAAGGTGAGCCTGTATGACGGTTCGTACCACGATGTCGACTCGAACGAAATGGCGTTCAAGATCGCCGGTTCCATGGCGTTCAAGGAAGCTGCTCGCAAGGCAAAGCCGGTTCTGCTTGAGCCGGTGATGGCTGTCGAAGTGACCGTTCCCGAAGACTACATGGGAACCGTTATCGGCGACCTGAACTCGCGTCGTGGCCGCATCGAAGGTATGGAAATGCAGGGTGGCGTTCAGGCCATCAAGGCAACCGTGCCGCTGAGCACCATGTTCGGCTACGCCACCAACCTGCGTGGTTCCACGCAGGGTCGCGGTAACTTCTCGATGGAGTTCAAGCAGTACGAGGAGACCCCGCGCAACGTGAGCGAAGAGATCATCGCAAAGACGCAGGGCAAAGAGAAGTAA
- a CDS encoding YcbK family protein produces the protein MAKRITTRRRCESNPGASVAVPLRFSSLNLGLVSARTVTAFGVLLALGMTAPSASARKFEVRKHPRIRAVAHAFVNATLPGLGLLPIEGDEVTTPSEGQKYELKFAHQGGEMIDVVYRVGDTYIPEALDKLNHFLRDSHNQEVTTFDPRTFDVLHTVMAKVGKAGGVISVLSAYRSQETNDALRASGTTNAAEHSQHIEAKAVDMRVEGVPAARLRDAALSLDAGGVGYYPKSQFVHVDTGPVRKWTYSPHASGHKRRRKRA, from the coding sequence ATGGCGAAGAGAATCACCACACGTCGGCGCTGCGAATCGAACCCAGGAGCTTCTGTCGCTGTGCCACTGCGCTTCTCTTCGTTAAATCTCGGCCTTGTGTCCGCTCGTACAGTTACCGCTTTCGGCGTCCTTTTGGCGCTCGGCATGACCGCGCCTTCTGCCAGCGCGCGCAAGTTTGAAGTGCGCAAGCACCCGCGCATCCGCGCCGTGGCTCATGCTTTTGTGAATGCCACTCTGCCGGGTCTCGGACTGCTGCCCATCGAGGGCGATGAAGTGACGACGCCTTCCGAAGGCCAGAAGTACGAATTGAAGTTTGCCCATCAGGGCGGCGAGATGATCGACGTGGTCTATCGCGTGGGCGACACCTATATCCCTGAAGCGCTGGACAAGCTCAACCACTTTCTCCGCGACAGTCACAACCAGGAAGTCACAACGTTTGACCCGCGCACCTTTGATGTTTTGCATACCGTCATGGCAAAGGTTGGCAAGGCCGGCGGCGTGATCAGCGTGCTTTCTGCGTATCGTTCGCAGGAAACGAATGATGCGCTGCGTGCCAGCGGGACGACCAATGCTGCGGAGCACTCGCAGCACATTGAAGCCAAGGCTGTAGACATGCGTGTGGAAGGTGTTCCCGCCGCGCGTCTGCGTGATGCTGCGTTATCGCTGGACGCGGGCGGCGTCGGTTACTACCCCAAGAGCCAGTTTGTACACGTCGATACGGGCCCGGTCCGCAAGTGGACGTATTCTCCGCATGCTTCTGGACACAAGCGTCGGCGTAAGCGCGCTTAG